A stretch of Endozoicomonas sp. SCSIO W0465 DNA encodes these proteins:
- a CDS encoding FUSC family protein produces MLAGLIALSTSLYFNLPYPSWGLLTIAFLAMKVELGNIYIKSLARIAGTVIGGVAGAMITVAFGQYPLLLIIALSLVVFVCVAFTSRYQPLPGDGGLCQLSGLHNLLAGATVHAQHQ; encoded by the coding sequence CGGGCTGATAGCACTTTCCACCAGCTTATATTTTAATCTTCCCTACCCAAGCTGGGGGTTGCTGACCATCGCTTTTCTGGCGATGAAAGTAGAACTGGGCAATATCTACATCAAATCCCTTGCCCGGATTGCTGGCACCGTGATTGGTGGTGTGGCCGGTGCCATGATCACCGTTGCATTCGGTCAATACCCGTTGTTGCTGATTATCGCACTCAGCCTTGTGGTTTTTGTGTGCGTAGCTTTCACCAGCCGCTACCAGCCGCTACCAGGCGATGGCGGGCTATGCCAGCTTTCTGGGTTGCATAACCTGCTTGCTGGTGCCACTGTTCACGCTCAACACCAGTGA
- a CDS encoding FUSC family protein yields the protein MAGYASFLGCITCLLVPLFTLNTSDQSSIGYYAIYRVSEICLGVIALLISSMVIWPSSSQDRLAQSLAALRSQLGRLAVMAADPEQYYADRAGDGFCHRHRLPQAKHHRVALRSAGSDSDANFYGTRHAATGAAE from the coding sequence ATGGCGGGCTATGCCAGCTTTCTGGGTTGCATAACCTGCTTGCTGGTGCCACTGTTCACGCTCAACACCAGTGACCAGTCATCTATTGGTTACTACGCCATTTACCGGGTCAGCGAAATCTGCCTTGGCGTTATTGCTCTGCTGATCAGCAGCATGGTGATCTGGCCATCCAGCAGTCAGGATCGACTGGCCCAATCATTGGCGGCCCTGCGCAGTCAGCTTGGTCGGCTGGCGGTAATGGCTGCAGATCCGGAGCAGTATTATGCTGACCGTGCCGGTGATGGCTTTTGTCATCGTCACCGTTTACCGCAAGCCAAGCATCACCGGGTTGCTCTGCGCTCTGCTGGTTCCGATTCTGATGCCAATTTCTACGGTACACGACATGCAGCCACTGGCGCTGCTGAATAA